CTTATCTTAATGAAGCTTAATTGCGAGTACCACTTGTTTTCTAACTGCACTAATTTCTCTCACCTAAAGTGAGCAGTTCTCAAACCTGCAAGGTATGAATCAAGTGTCCCAGAACCCCATTCTGTTAGGGTACAGTACAATGGGTGCATATTGAACATTCGAGTACCGTACGTAATTTAAACCTTGGCGTTTCCCATCTCGCGGTATTCAACGTATCTTTTGTTTTTAGTTTTATCTGGTTCCAAGTGAAAACGTTCAACGATTATGACTTGAAATAGGAGAACCGAAGCTGTATTTTAGAACGTGTTTCTAGCGCAAAATAACTTTGCAGTTCCACAAGCACATGTTTTACGCTACAGAAACACGACATTAAATCATTGAATGCAACAACTATGCAAAAAGACAACTTACAGCCTTCTACACTAACTTCTACCCCTGTTTAGATTAAGAACGCTCGTAACTACCAAATGATCGTAAAGCCTCTAGCGCGCACAGCTAAAACTGATAGGGGAGGAATAATTTGCTCTTACTTGGGGCAGGCAAGACTTTGTAGACGCCACATCCAATGTTGTCATCCCAGTGCATAAGAACCTTTGAGTCCACCTCCTTATAATATGCTGTAAACGAACGTATGTATTAAGAATTGCTGACAATTCCATGAGGTACAGTCCATGTACAGGCAATAAAGTACAGCCGCAGCGATTGCTCGCACCGGAAGCATTTGCATAAGCATGCCGCCTATTGCCTCCAGCCGAAAAGACATTGGTTTCCTTTCACCTTGATCACAAAGGGAAAGAAATTCAGTGCTCATATTGTTTTGTTCCCTTGCCTTCTGCTATGTTGCACAAAGGCGAAGGGTTATTTCACAAGGCACGTCTCGGTAGCGATAAGCAGTGTTTGTTTATCATCACATTTGATTGGTGTTCATGTATTTATTCTAGCGGCATACACACAAATCGTCAGTTGCAAGTTCTGCTCTGTTTGTGTGTGCTCCTCTCTTCTTTTGTCTTAGATGAATTGCGCTTTCTTCTACGAAGTATGGCAGAGCAACATGCCCAATCTACACTTTTTTAACCAAACTTGGAGTAAAATAACATCGCAGCCCatcatctaaaaaaaattaattgaatgAATGCACGACGTATCAAGAGTTGTGATTTCACCaatgcaaaacaaaaataaaattctgatGCTTTTATCATGCCAGAACCCCCCTTTGCTACGGAGTCACCTCATAGTGTAGTAATGGCGGTTTTATGATAGCCTGGGGTTCTGAACGTGCACTTTCACCAATGGTATGAGCCGTGCTGCGGTACTGTAGTACAAGAGCAAGTTTTCTACTAGCTATTAACTCGTTTCTTCTTCACCGACAGTTGCACCGTGGTACAGTAGCCCCAGACTTACGGGAGCTTTTCCTCGTCACCACGCACGGCTTGTCGCGGTAACCCGTGACGAGGCACTTCTGCTGGATTTCTGCAATCCGAACTGGGGCGctcctgcattaaaaaaaattaaatcctgggttttacgtaccaaaaccatgctatgatatgaggcatgccgtatcgGAAACTCCGCAATAATTGCGACAATCCGCAATTCTTTAGAGTGCCCCGAAATCTAagcgcacgagcgtttttgcatttcgcctcgaAGCCTTGAACATTGCATAAACCAAACGGCTTCACGTTTAACTCGCTATGACAGTCGGGCGTTACGATGGCGGACTAATAGTCTGACTGGTGCATCGGTAATCGCCAATAACCCGACCTCAAGTCGATTAAGTACCTCAGGTCATTTGAAGACTGTGGAAGGCGTCTTCCACTTGGTAGGGTCGATAATGTGTGTTATTGTGGCGACGTTTATGGGGGTGATAATCCCCACAAAATATCCATGATCTTTCTTACTAAATAACCTGGCAGGGCCTGCCCAATGAAACGCGTTACAGCTTTTGGCAAGACATGGCGCCGCTTGCCCGGTAATAATTCGATGTGGTGTACAGCAGTCCAGCCACCACACAGTTAAGTTACGAGGTTCGGCCGGTtaattacacacacacatatatatatatatatatatatatatatatatatatatatatatatatatatatatatatatatatatatatatatatatatatatatatatatatacgcatgagaagaagggaaacagaGGGTTGTAAGATACAATCCTATAAACCCAACAGACGATGCTATAAAGGGAATCATAGTGTTATTTACTTGCCTTATTTGAAGTGTAGAAATGGAAACTAGAGGTTATCAACACGCGTCTTCGGACTGCCCGGGCAATACATTTACCAAGTCAGGTAACGCGGcactgctccccccccccttttttgaaTGTCATTGTGTGTTACATGTATGCCTGGGAGATTTAGCCAGTGCCATAACTCAGCGCCTTCGGAGAGGCTGTAGAACAACCGTGCTTGCGTCAGGCGACACGGAATATGTGATCTTACAAGAAGGATATTTGCCAATAAATTCTGGCATGCAACGTGGGGAGCTAACACGTAAGAATATTTGAAACTGGTTATATTCCAATTCGGTCATTAGCCCTCCATCTTTCCTCAAACATTTCCGGACGCCGCCCACTGCCCCCGACTCTCACATGACGTCaggaaaactgcgaaaactcgcTTTCTGATATACCGTGTGTCATCATGCATGATGCGAGAGCAAAAAAATTCTTCCCGATTCTGCGCTTTTTTCGCCATTAACCTTCAGTGAATAGTACAACTTTTTGTCAAGCGACGTCCCCTTACCGCGACAGCTCAACACGTCAAATTTACGTGCATGGACAAACGGTGTcgttaatatgctgaacaaaactggatttttttttttttaatagatggAGAGTGTCCCGTACCGCAAGGAAAAGCAGATGGAGGCATGCGAATTGCTCTCTCACTGGCTACTCAGAGAATAAATTTCTTTTCGTATAGCAAACATTTCTGTGTGGTAATGTAACTTTGTCCAGCCCGCCCGTAATGTatgtgctgttacgtttcgcctacaacgcgcggtaatgccggcgcggatgcaacggacgccggggcttcgttcaaagcggcggacattttggcccgttcgacgccgccgcaacgcctccccgccaagcgtgtccaggcgtgtttcagtgccacgtgtcttcgtgtgtgcgtgtgtgtgtgtgtgcccacgcttgtcaaagcgcggcagccggggagcggagctccccaagtgaggagccagcaggtctgtccgtcggcgggttggcgatgcgtcactacactcggctcaccatgtctctcggctcgaccgtgcgcgccgtcgtgggctcatgctccgccgtcgcgtgggctcatcccgtgaccttccttctggcccgcgacgccgagagtataagagcagctgcccccggacgccaggagagaggctccgatttgtactgttgagttacgtgctctcccgtctctccacttcggtcgacctgaccggccgctcttttgctatgttagaataaacaagttgttctgttaccagtctactcttgctttgccgggaccttcggatgcttccagtgccccaggccgccaggccaacgctactcttggggcttgcgacccattggcaataacgagcgtcagcaccgagaccccaacaactggttgccagcggtgagatcgcgacaacggaggccagcagcgaagagatgcggttgactgtatgctgagcagcacaacgaccatccgggagcagtgcaacgagccctgtgtgatgactggttgcctgcagcggaacgactgcgctgaagtcttggctgcgaggtttggtgagtgcgggactttcttcttctgagttttgccaggcttttgttagtgtcagaaacagagctggtaattgtggttgtcgttgctgccgggttagtttgcggcaagacaatagtaggcagtagagaaagcagcattcagagcagccatggatttgaagtcgttgcgcaaaccgatattgctggagcttgcaagagagttgggtctggatgtctcagacaaactcagaaaaccagaactgctaagggctattcttgagttagaagctgaggatgacgagctgtcggaatgccttgagaccattgaggagagggagcgtgaacttaaagaacagaaagagaaagatgagcgtgaacttaaagaacagaaagagaaagatgagcgtgaacgaaaagaacagaaagaaaaagaagagcgcgaacacgctttggaaatgaagcgtctcgaggtagagatggaacgcgctcgtaatggaagtcaggcacacggtgcaggagaacgagtattgttcaaaatgactgatgcggccgtttaagcttggagaggacattggtttgttcctggttaactttgagcgaacgtgcgagaagcaggcgttctctcgggaaacgtggccacagcgcttgctcactttgttacccggtgaggcggccgacgtagtcgctcgcttggagagagaggaggcagaggatttcgacaaagtgaaatcgagtctgctaaaaaagtaccggctgtcagcggaggcgttccgtcggaagttccgggaaaatgagaaaggcagaagtgagtcatatacagagtttgcgtacaggcttatgtcaaacatgcaggagtggctcaaagaagagaaagcgtttggtgaccacgagaaagttctgcagtgtttcgggctagaacagttttatagtcggttacctgagaacgtgcggtactgggtcttggataggccagacgttagtacggtggctcgagccgctgagctagccgaggagtttgtgacgcgtcgggctcgtggagctaaggacggtcaaaagggtgaatttggctccaagtttgagaggccgaagttcacgcccatgagaaagcggttcgagacgaggcgagcgcgcgtgtgttatacgtgccagaagccgggtcacttttcggcgcggtgtccgaccgaacgtgaggagacggcggcagccgaagccgaacgcagaaagcggttcgagatgaggcaagcgcgcgtttgttatacgtgccagaagccgggtcacttttcggcgcagtgtccagaaacaaaaacaaaagtcgtgtttttgtctttatgcagcattgacgagaacatgaagcttcttgagccttacatgcgagacctcctcgtgaacgggaaagagtgccgagtgcttcgcgataccgcagctacaatggatgtagttcacccctcttacgtagaacccgatatgttcacgggcgagtgcgcatggatcaagcaagcagtggaagctcatagcgtgtgtctgccggtagcaaaagtgcttattgaaggacctttcggagcacttgagacggaggccgcagtgtcatctatgctgcccccccagtacccgtacctattttcgaacaggtccgatcacctcctgcgcgagaaggggcttttgtttggtgaggctagcgttcaggccttaaccagatcgaaggttcgggagctcgctgcaaaggcggtagttgcggggccgacgttgttgaacgatgagaaagggttagaggcgcagcaagctggtattcagagcacgcccgaactgaataaaattgcgcctgtagcgttaaaggcaccagatactggagaggaaaatcccgacacgggaaagttagaagagcttccggtcgagcttccgggactaggctcagtgacgaacaggaaagacaccgatcaagtcattagtgacttaataagtaaagcatcgctgtcgcctgagcagaaaaccgaactacaccagctcttacaagagtttcaaggtctgttctctgagaggcctggtaggacttctgtccttactcatgacatagaacttacctccccagagccagtacgatccaaggcgtaccgggtgtcaccccgccagagcgatattatggaggctgaggtaacgaaaatgctacagctcggtgttattgaagcgggtgagagtgattatacctcccctttgattttagttgaggtaccgggcaaggaacctcgtccttgcgtcgactaccgcaggcttaattccatcactaaggatcaaatttatccgatccctaacatcgaggagcgccttgagagagtgagtagcgctcagtttatttccaccctagatcttgtcaggggttattggcaggttccacttacagaagaggctagtaggtatgcggcattcatttcaccaatggggacattccgtcctaaagttttgagttttggtttgaagaacgcgccatactgcttttcaagcctcatggataaagtgttgcggggacagcaagaattcgctttaccgtatctagacgacgtagcgatattctccgcatcctggcctgagcatatggcgcacttgcgggcagtgctaacccgcctgcgcgatgcgggcttgacagtcaaggctcccaagtgccagttagcacaggccgaggttgtctacctcggacacgtgattggtcggggtcgtcgccgcccctctgaaataaaggtggccgctgtgcgagacttcccgcaaccgcgcacaaagaccgatattcggtcgttcttaggtgtcgccggctactatcagaggtacatccccaggtactctgatatcgcggctcccctaacggatgctctaagaaagacagagccgcaaacagtcgtctgggatgagacaaaggaaagagcttttagcgccctaaagagcgccctaacaagccagcctgtgctacgatcgcccgactacacaaaagggttcgttgttcagtgtgatgctagtgagcgaggcatgggcgttgtactgtgccaacgggaaaatggagaagtagaacaccccgtcctgtatgctagtcgtaagctgacgagtcgtgagcaggcgtatagtgccaccgagaaagagtgtgcgtgtatcgtgtgggccgttcagaaattgtcatgttacctagccggctcgaggtttatcattgaaacggatcactgccctctccaatggctgcagaccatctctcccaaaaatggccgcctcctgcgctggagcctcgctttgcaacaatattcctttgaggtgcgttacaaaaaggggagtctcaacggtaacgccgatggcttaagtcgaagcccctaacgtgggaatcagcctcaaaattgcttgttactgatgtttttcttcctgaggcaggatttttaacctattgctttcgtgtagtgtttcaaagtgatgatgtgctttctagtgcaattttccgatttgtggacgcgttctgagtgctgctaaactactgtaaggaactaggcagcagtataaaaggggaaagagcctggcagggcttagtgagggttgtgccgtgcttgctgactgagcggttgactttcggcgtagttctaacgcttgccggaaacgagaacaaaaatgtcaactctcccgaagtcactttgcagtgtcctgtgtgcacctgaacgtgagaacgaggccttctctgtgcgctgcgctcaagaaacgccaaaggacgcccgacttcggttatgagcatcatcgagcgacatccctccggacagcggatgcagtcccctgaccatcgggatctccttcccccggcggggcggtctgttacgtttcgcctacaacgcgcggtaatgccggcgcggatgcaacggacgccggggcttcgttcaaagcggcggacattttggcccgttcgacgccgccgcaacgcctccccgccaagcgtgtccaggcgtgtttcagtgccacgtgtcttcgtgtgtgcgtgtgtgtgtgtgtgcccacgcttgtcaaagcgcggcagccggggagcggagctccccaagtgaggagccagcaggtctgtccgtcggcgggttggcgatgcgtcactacactcggctcaccatgtctctcggctcgaccgtgcgcgccgtcgtgggctcatgctccgccgtcgcgtgggctcatcccgtgaccttccttctggcccgcgacgccgagagtataagagcagctgcccccggacgccaggagagaggctccgatttgtactgttgagttacgtgctctcccgtctctccacttcggtcgacctgaccggccgctcttttgctatgttagaataaacaagttgttctgttaccagtctactcttgctttgccgggaccttcggatgcttccagtgccccaggccgccaggccaacgctactcttggggcttgcgacccattggcaataacgagcgtcagcaccgagaccccaacagtgcACATTCTTCTGTCATCTGCTCACAGGATACCTCCGGCCAGCAAGGCGAAACAAACAGTATTTGCGTTCCTTCAAAAATTTTTTGTTCCTTTTCGCACATAAATTTATTCATTGTCATCGCGGTTAATATTTCAGACTCTGCTTTATTATATTCTGTCCTATCGGAGTACTGCCTTATGTTGAAGCCTTTGCAATGTTATAGAATTTCTGGTGAGGAGTTATTTTTGTTCTCGAATATTTCTAGGAAATCAACATTTTTGAGCCAAGCCTCAAGTTCACTTTAACACTTACTTCTTGCAGCCCTTCCTGAAGTAATTGTAATAATAATAGCAAAAGCCATGTAAACATTGTATGTCGTACTTTATATAAGAAACACATTTGCTTTTATTCCATGTTGTTGAGTATATCCAAGTCCTTTCACCTGTATTCAACACCTGCAAGAGAAAAATTTCTTAGTCTGTGTCTTGTAACGTGCAACCCTACGGATAGCTACTGACTTCCCGTGGTGCGCTGTAAAGCAACATTAATCCTGTATATGGAATATACCAAGGACGAGGCTACACAAGTGCGCCCTTACACATGAAAGACAACAGTAATGTCGAGAAAACCTCTGTCAGCTTATATGACTAAGTTGGTTTGTTCACTACCTATAACACCTCTGATTCTGTTAAGAAGACAACGGATCACCCCGGAAAGCACTGGCGACGAGAAGCTTCACGGATGGGGATGAGATTGCGTTATGGAAGCAGCAAATAGGCATGCCAACACGAACAACCAGTTTCATCGGTCTTATATGAGTTGGCCGGAACGGCACTTCGCTAATTTCCTGGTACAGGCATCTAACGTTTTATTTCGAAGCTCACTTTACGTGACGAAACCAGTGACGAAGCATGTCCATCTTCTCACGCTGTGTGGAACGCAATGTGTGATGACCACACTCGCATGACACCATGAAGAGCATTCCACTGGGCCAGCCTGACTACTAAGATGTTGATGAGTGCAGCATTTCAACGAGATGGGGCACAGAATTGCAAAGCTATCACGAAAGCGTTCTGAAGCGACATGCCTAACATTGGTGTCAAGTTCGTCTGGTGAGACGCGTGTGGCATT
The nucleotide sequence above comes from Dermacentor andersoni chromosome 10, qqDerAnde1_hic_scaffold, whole genome shotgun sequence. Encoded proteins:
- the LOC129380302 gene encoding uncharacterized protein; amino-acid sequence: MLSRMLMLVFGFIAVAHGTSVTNISEVLNTGERTWIYSTTWNKSKCVSYIKYDIQCLHGFCYYYYNYFRKGCKKSAPVRIAEIQQKCLVTGYRDKPCVVTRKSSPYYKEVDSKVLMHWDDNIGCGVYKVLPAPSRPKATRDPSELQKCELHVRDKALRHRRNNTLDLKPCEEALKKECGENHTSLTNYSCMCPNE